GCGGGGGGCCAGGGTGGTTCGGGCGGCGGCGGCGGCGCGGCGGGCCAGACAGGATTTAGCCATGCGGACGGCTGGAGTGGGGGCGGCGGCTCTGCGGGTCTTCCCGGCAATGTCGGGAGCGGCGGCACGGCGGGTTCCAATGGGACAGACGGCACGGCGGGAACATTGGGCTTTAATTCCAGCGGCGTGGCGGGTGGTGCCGGCAGTATGGGCAGCACCTTGGGCGCGGCCGGCGGCGCCGGTCCCGCGCAGGGCACTGTGGGCGGCGGCGGCGGCGGCGGCGGTTATGGATCAACGGCATCGTCCGGCGACAAGGGCGGGGACGGGGGCGCCGGGTCACCCGGCAACACGGGCGGCGGCGGCGGTGAAGGTGGTGAGGGCGGTGCGGGCGGCAACGCCACGTTCACTGTGGGCGCGGACAGCCTGGTGCTGGCTGCGGGCAATGCGGGTGGCGGCGGAGGCGGCGGAAAGGGCGGCGGCGGCGGCGGCGGCGGAGGCGGCGGGTCAGGTTCCGGCGGCGGCGGCGGCGGTGGCGGTGGCGGCGGCACATTTGTGGTGGGTGGCGGCAGCGGCGGCGGCGGCGGCGCGGGCCACGGCGGCGGCGGAGGCGGCACGGGCGCGGGCGGCACAGGCGCTTCCGGCGGCTCCAGCGGGTCCAACCAGGGCGCGCAGGGTACCTTGGGAGGAAAGACCATCGGCGGCACGGGCAACACTGGCCCCTCCGGCGGCAATGGGGGCAGCGGCAGCGGCAGGGCCGGCGGCAACGGCGGCGGCGCCTATGCCGGTGTGGGACGCTCGGACAACACCGGCACGGCGACGAGTTCGCCCGGCGGCGGCGGGTCCGGCGGCAACGGCGGCAACGGCGCGGCGGGCGGTTCCGGCGGTTCCGGCGCGGCGGGTGCGGCAGGCGGAGGCGCGCTGGTGCTTTCCGCCAAGGGACTGCTGTCGGTTTCCTCCGGGACATTCAATGTAAGCGCGGCGGCGCCGGCTCCGGGCCGCGACGGCAGGGAAGGCCAGGCGGGCGCCTCCGGCGGCCCGGGCGCCACGGGTAGCAACGGCGGAATTGGCGCGTCCTCGACGGGCGCGGGCACCGGCGGAAACGGCGGGCGCGGCGGCGACGGCGGCGTGGGCGGCACGGGCGGCGCGGGCGGCAAGGGCGGCGCGGGCGGCGCGGCGGGCCATGGCACACCGGGCATGATCAAGCTGCACGGTTCGGTGGTGCTGGCCAACGGCGCCACCCTGCTGGCCGATAACGGCGCCTCAACGGCGCCCGAGCACCGCGGTCGGGGCACGCTGATTTCCAACATGGGCGGCCCCTCCCTCCCGAACTATCTGCCGGCGTACAACCCGGACAGGTTTGTTGTCGCCGCCATCAAGAACAACCCGCTGCTGACAGCGGACAACAGCGCCTTCGGCGGCGGCGCGAACGCGCCGCTTATCGGCCAGTTGGACGGCGGCCCGGCCCCGGCCGGGTTCCTTCAGGGCGGTTACTGGAACAAGGTGGCCGTGGACTCCCTCGCCCTTGTGGACGAGATTTCCATGGTCCGGCTGGCGGGGGCCGACTCCGTGTTTGACGGTTTTGACCAGATTTTTGTGGTCAACAACAAGGCCGTCGGGGTTCCCAACGCGGCGGTGGACATCAACGGGGTGACCTATTTCATCGGACCGGTTCCGGCGGGCGGCGTCTGGACAACCACCGTGGCCGCTGATGCCCTGGCTGAACTGACCACGCGCACCATCACGGCGACACCCGGCGCGAATGGAACCATCACCCCGTCGGGTGACGTGGTCGTCCCCTACAGCACGGACAAATCCTTCACCATCGCCGCAAACGCCGGATGCGACATCGTTTCGGTGGAGGTGGACGGCGTGGACCAGGGGGCCATCACGGAATACTCGTTCAAGAGCGTGATCGAGGACCACACCATCACGGCGGTCTTCCTTGATGTGGAGGATCCGGCCATTACAGACTGCGCGGTGGACCAGACCATTTCAGCCGGCGCCTCGTGCCAGGGCCTGGTGCCCGACTTCACGGCGGATGTCACCGCCACGGACAACGCCAGTCTGCCGGAAAATCTGGTGATCACACAGGACCCGGCGGTGGGCGCGGCGGTTCCCCTGGGCGACACCACCGTCACCCTGACCGTAACCGATGAGGCGGGCAATTTCACCACCTGCACCGCAAAACTCACAGTGGAGGACACCACAGACCCGGTCATCACCACGTGTCCGGGCGGCAGGACCGTCAGCGTGGACAACGCGTGCATGGGCACCATTCCGGACATGACCGGCGACCTCGTGGCCGTGGACAACTGCGGGGTGGCCTCGGTGACGCAGGACCCTGTCGCGGGCAGTTCCTTCTCCGTGTCACAGGAGGTGACCTTCACGGTCACCGACGTGAACGGCCTGACCGCGACCTGCACCGCGACCGTGGCGGCCGATGACACCATTGACCCGGTCATCACGGACTGCGCGACGGACCAGACCGCTTCGGCCGACGCATTCTGCCAGGCCCTGGTGCCTGATTTCACGGCGGGTGTCACCGCAACGGACAATTGCGCCGTCGCCTCGATCACGCAAATCCCGGAGGCGGGAACCGCCGCCGGCCTCGGCGGCACGGTTGTCACCCTGACCGTGACCGACACCTCGGGCAACACCGCCGAATGCCAGGCGCTGTTCACCGTCGAGGACACCACCGCTCCGCTCATCACCCTGTGCGCGACGGACCGGACTGTTTCGGCGAACGCCTCCTGCCAGGCCCTGGTGCCCGACTTCACGGCGAATGTGACTGCGACGGACAACTGCGACGCGAACCTGACGGTTACCCAGTCCCCCGTCGCGGGCGCGACCGCGCCGCTGGGTGACACCACCGTCACGCTGACGGTGACGGACGACGCGGGCAACTTCTCCACCTGCACTTCAAAACTCACGGTGGAGGACACCACCCCGCCGGTCATCACCCTGAACGGTTCGGGCACGGTCGTGGTCGAATGCGGCGCGATCTACAATGACGCGGGCGCCACGGCTGCGGACAACTGCTCCGGCAGTCTCACGGCGCAGATTGACAGAGTGAACCCGGTCAACACGGCCATCGTCGGCGAGTACACCGTCACCTATGACGTGGACGACGCGGCAGGCAACCACGCCGTCCAGGTGACCAGGTCCGTGTCGGTTGTGGACACCACCGTCCCGGTCATCACACGCCTTGGCGCCGCGGAAGTCGTTGTCGAGTGCGGCGCGGTCTACAACGACGCGGGCGCGACGGCGACGGATGTCTGCTCCGGTGACCTCACAAGCCGCATCGTCACGGTTAACCCGGTGAACACCGCCGCCGTCGGCGAATACACGGTCACGTACAACGTCAAGGACGACGAGGACAACGCCGCCGCGCAGGTGACCCGCAAGGTCACCGTCGTGGACAACACTGTCCCGGTCATCACGCGGCTGGGCGCCGCCGAGGTCGTGGTTGAGTGCGGCGCGGTCTACAACGACGCGGGTGCCACGGCAACGGATGTCTGCTCCGGTGACCTCACCGGCGACATCGTCACGGTCAACCCGGTGAACACCGCCGCCGTCGGCGAGTACACGGTCACGTACAACGTCAAGGACGACGAGGACAACGCCGCCGCGCAGGTGACCCGCAAGGTCACCGTCGTGGATACGACCATCCCGGTCATCACGCGCCTTGGCGCCGCCGAGGTCGTGGTCGAATGCGGCGCGGTATACAACGACGCGGGCGCCACGGCCACAGACGTCTGCTCCGGTGACCTCACCGGCGGCATCGTCACGGTTAACCCGGTGAACACCGCCCTCGTCGGCGAGTACACGGTCACCTATAACGCCAAGGACGACGAGGACAACGCCGCCGCGCAGGTGACCCGCAAGGTCACCGTCGTGGACACGACCATCCCGGTCATCACGCGCCTCGGCGCCGCTGAGGTGATTGTCGAATGCCGCGACCCCTATGTGGACGCGGGCGCGACGGCAGCCGATGTCTGTTCCGGCGACCTTACCGCGCGCATTGTCACGGTCAACCCGGTCAACACCGCCGTGGTGGGCGAGTACACCGTCACGTACAACGTCGTGGACGATGAGGACAACGCCGCCGCGCAGGTGACCCGCAAGGTCACCGTCGTGGACACCACCGTCCCGGTCATCACGCGCCTTGGCGGGAATGATCTCATTGTCGAGT
This region of Candidatus Hydrogenedentota bacterium genomic DNA includes:
- a CDS encoding DUF5011 domain-containing protein, with amino-acid sequence MKSSKFPFIGVAALLALAVLPPVAAATVFVDPTAAGNNDGASWEDAFTTLQEAADAAAAKPGGDEVWVAGGPPATPVVYGENRTENWGTPSAVAGSLILRADVRFFGGFEGWRGGAGAQETALGQRNLAENIAVIDGSAARGGSPAYHVVVFSSSGANSVLDGFHITGGNAAGTPGSGDYHTWRGGGIYNWESKPLIRNCVVFNNTAAVSGGGLINESYGANEADAVIENCLFYGNVAGRVADDSANPIRGGGAIFNNNANPVLRHVTVFYNTLGNPGYTQFGAYSGGIYNFSSSPAIDSSIVWGNTSGDIQDDHPLGDTSAAVVSYSNATYAYQVWQPDSSWTVTSGVIPSGTGNISADPLFSGSAPWPYQITGGPCFHTGNPASAVTSDIMGTARPYGPAVDMGAYEYPYATAGPVAVCKPHTVYLDGDGNGTLAASDIDGGSSAPSGIQSLTAGQTAFDCGDLGANTVSLTVTDMDNRTALCNATVTVADNVAPVVSITGGNTLTGECGTALTLPGATAQDNCSGALSASVSSLGGLDTAAPTVGVYSVVYTSAADGSGMIGTDTLTVTIADTTPPDITICAPDRTIVQDAFGNAVVPDFTAGVTVVDSCGAGFSVAQSPLAGTAAPLGDTTVTLTVTDAKNNFSNCTAILTVRVPEIYDAMGATANLHVASGALDINTTTMVMTHEGTPIANGFNEGGVCVFRFNNIDVAAAVEVTVEGGKPLSITAEGDMYWDASVLVTPGTLGGGAGGTGGQGGAGGAGGEGGAGGQGGSGGGGGAAGQTGFSHADGWSGGGGSAGLPGNVGSGGTAGSNGTDGTAGTLGFNSSGVAGGAGSMGSTLGAAGGAGPAQGTVGGGGGGGGYGSTASSGDKGGDGGAGSPGNTGGGGGEGGEGGAGGNATFTVGADSLVLAAGNAGGGGGGGKGGGGGGGGGGGSGSGGGGGGGGGGGTFVVGGGSGGGGGAGHGGGGGGTGAGGTGASGGSSGSNQGAQGTLGGKTIGGTGNTGPSGGNGGSGSGRAGGNGGGAYAGVGRSDNTGTATSSPGGGGSGGNGGNGAAGGSGGSGAAGAAGGGALVLSAKGLLSVSSGTFNVSAAAPAPGRDGREGQAGASGGPGATGSNGGIGASSTGAGTGGNGGRGGDGGVGGTGGAGGKGGAGGAAGHGTPGMIKLHGSVVLANGATLLADNGASTAPEHRGRGTLISNMGGPSLPNYLPAYNPDRFVVAAIKNNPLLTADNSAFGGGANAPLIGQLDGGPAPAGFLQGGYWNKVAVDSLALVDEISMVRLAGADSVFDGFDQIFVVNNKAVGVPNAAVDINGVTYFIGPVPAGGVWTTTVAADALAELTTRTITATPGANGTITPSGDVVVPYSTDKSFTIAANAGCDIVSVEVDGVDQGAITEYSFKSVIEDHTITAVFLDVEDPAITDCAVDQTISAGASCQGLVPDFTADVTATDNASLPENLVITQDPAVGAAVPLGDTTVTLTVTDEAGNFTTCTAKLTVEDTTDPVITTCPGGRTVSVDNACMGTIPDMTGDLVAVDNCGVASVTQDPVAGSSFSVSQEVTFTVTDVNGLTATCTATVAADDTIDPVITDCATDQTASADAFCQALVPDFTAGVTATDNCAVASITQIPEAGTAAGLGGTVVTLTVTDTSGNTAECQALFTVEDTTAPLITLCATDRTVSANASCQALVPDFTANVTATDNCDANLTVTQSPVAGATAPLGDTTVTLTVTDDAGNFSTCTSKLTVEDTTPPVITLNGSGTVVVECGAIYNDAGATAADNCSGSLTAQIDRVNPVNTAIVGEYTVTYDVDDAAGNHAVQVTRSVSVVDTTVPVITRLGAAEVVVECGAVYNDAGATATDVCSGDLTSRIVTVNPVNTAAVGEYTVTYNVKDDEDNAAAQVTRKVTVVDNTVPVITRLGAAEVVVECGAVYNDAGATATDVCSGDLTGDIVTVNPVNTAAVGEYTVTYNVKDDEDNAAAQVTRKVTVVDTTIPVITRLGAAEVVVECGAVYNDAGATATDVCSGDLTGGIVTVNPVNTALVGEYTVTYNAKDDEDNAAAQVTRKVTVVDTTIPVITRLGAAEVIVECRDPYVDAGATAADVCSGDLTARIVTVNPVNTAVVGEYTVTYNVVDDEDNAAAQVTRKVTVVDTTVPVITRLGGNDLIVECGDPYVDAGATAADICSGDLTARIVTVNPVNTAVVGVYTVTYNVVDDEDNAAVTVTRKVTVVDTTIPAITRLGAAEVTVECGDPYEDAGATAADVCSGDITTNIVTVNPVNTAVVGEYTVTYNVLDDEDNAAMEVTRRVIVVDTTIPVITLLGEAEVVVDCGDDYTDAGATATDVCSGDLTARIVVAGLPPTQPPRPGVHVVTYNVVDDEGNHAVAVTRTVTVLDNCTLAVDATGKTLVRRKKGDRMEISVAVNGAVGQVTYQWSREKRFRPAEKTFGVLEGENSAALVIDPVSESDEGRYVCAVSDAVTTVYGPVYTLMMGSELVTERVPAAGLAGLALLAAALGLGGAATLRRRRK